The nucleotide sequence AGAGCAGGCTCCGGGCTGAGTGGGGAGTGGAAGGCAGATCTGCCCTCAGGCGGGACGAGCCATACTAATAATAGAGCTAGAGGACTGaaaaatgatcttttaaaaataatacttaaaaaataatacaggcaggcgctggtggctcgcgcctgccatcctagctactcgggaggctgagatctgaggatctcggtctGAAGCCACCCTGCccggggaagtctgtgagacgctttaTCTCCACCAAACGACACTAAATCAATAAAGCCCGAAGTGGCTCTGCGGCttcagtggcagagcgctagccttgagcaaaagcagctcagggaccactgaggccccaagttcaagccccaggaccagaaccaagCACAGAGCGCGCCCTGGAGGAGGTGCAGGCTCGGGAAGCAACGTGGCAGCAGGAGAAAGGAGAGCCCTGGACACGGTGGCCCGCGGGACGCGGGCTTGCAAATCCAGGGGCAGAGGCTGCGCCCCGGAAGCAGTGCACGGGGGTCACCGGGCACACAGAGTCCCCGCGGCACCTGCTGGGTCCTGGGCGGAGCCGGGCAGGCCGCCTGGGGTCCACCGAGGGGTCCGGTCTGCCCTGGCCACCCCGGGTCGGGAGGGAGCCCCGTTCAGGACAGCCGCCCTGCCCTCTCCCCGCCTGGCCCCCGTGGAACTCACTGGAGGCGTGGCGTTTGACGGTGACCTGGGGGTCCGCGCGGTGGGGCTTCTCGGTGCAGGAGGAGGCGTGGCGCTTCACCGGGGCTCCGGGGGGCCTCGGCGGCTCCTCCTCGtcctgggagggagggcggggaggctGGGCTCGGGAAGGCTGGCCGCGCCCGGCCGTCCCCAGCCGCCCCAGGGACCCGGGGGCTCGCACCTGCACCTTCTCGTAGGGAACGTCGTCGTAGACGCGGGGCTCCGCCCACTGGTCCTGGCACGACCTGgcgtagctggggggggggggggggggacggaggaACGGGGGTGCTGGTGGGACCGGGCCTGGCCGGCCACGCTCCCAGATCCCGGCGGCGGCGGTCCACGGCgtcggggggcggcggggcctcTACGCCCCGAGCCACGCCCCTGCGCCGGCTTCTGCTGGCTGACTGGAGGTAAAGAGTCTGGGGTCCCACCGACTCCcccgccccggctggctttgatccaggacccccagatctcggcctcctgcgtagctaggggaTGGGCGTGAGCCACGCACACCCCGCGGTCTTCGGGGGTCCGCGTGGGGTCCCACGGCGCGAGGGCAGAGCCCGGGCCCTTCCCGGCCGTCCTGTGTGCAGGTGCAGGTGCCCCGGCGGCTCCCTtcccggggctggcggggggaGCTCCACGCTGGCTGTCCAGGCTCTgggcccccccctcctcccggtgTCCCctagctgccccccccccgcggggccccCCTCCTCCCGGTGTCCCctagctgtcccccccccccgcaggcccccCTCCTCCCGGTGTCCCCTAGCTGCCCCCCTGCGgggacccccccctcctcccggtgTCCCCTAGCTGCCCCCCCCGCGGGGCCCCGCCGTACAGGAAGGAGTTGCGCCCGGCACTGACGATGCTGGTCAAGGTGTCCACGTCCACGTAGTCGTAGTGCAGCGCCTCCGGGGTGACCCTGGAGCCCATCTCCGCCAGCAGCAGCCCGAGCCAGCGGCCCATGTCTTCAGAGGAGcttgcctggggggggggaggcgccgTGGACCTCGCGTCCGTGGACCTCGCGTCCGTGGACCCCGCGTCCGTGGACCTCGCGTCCGTGGACCCCGCGTCCGTGGACCTCGCGTCTGTGGACCTCGCGTCCGTGGACCCCACTTCCACACGGCGGAGGCACCGGCAGCCCGCTTTACTCCAGCCAAACCCCCAAACCCCCCCGAGGTACCCGCTGGGACCCCCGTGCCGTGGGGTCCAGGAGGAGCGAGGGGCGACCGTCTAGAAACCGGGGCTCCAGCTGCCCCCCCCGACTGCCTTCCTAAGACCGCAGGCTTCCGGGGTCCCCCCGCCTGCCTCCGTGTGCGATCGGTCCGTGGGTGCACCCGGAAACCTAAGCTGGGGACGCAGAGGCGGGCGGGCTCTGGCTGGCGGGCTGCCCGCCGCGGGGTCGCCCAGGACGCCCCGCTCGCGTACCGGCCGCGCCCCacgagagcccccccccccccgtctgtgcACGCGGGGCGCCCTCACCTCCAGCACGGCCACCGCCTGCCCGTGGCGCAGGAGCCTGAAGGCGAAGGGGTGGCGCGGGCCGAAGCCGGGCGCCAGCCGGCAGCCGCGCAGCGCGACGGCGTTCACGTGCGTGCGCAGGTCGGCGCGGTCCCTGTGGAAGAACAGCGTGCCCCGCCCCACGCGGCACCAGCGCTGCCTCCAGCCCTGCGCCGCCAGCACGTTCAgatagcctgggggggggggaggggggcgtgagCGCCCGcggccagcctggggagggggggcgggcggggcggcccccCACCCGGCGGCCCCACGCCCGGCCCCCCGCGGTACCCACCGCAGCAGGGGACCTCGTCCTCGGTGGAGGAGGCGGGGGAGGACGTCTGCGGGTCCTCGGCCTGCGCCTTCTTCTTGGAGAAGCTGATGATGCGGTTGATCTTGCGGCCCGCCGCCCGGCTCACGGAGCCCTTCAGCTCGGCCAGGCCGCTCTTCTTCCCTTTACCTggtgcccgggggtggggggggacggggggagggggggtgggtcaGACCAGGAGGCGGGGGCCTGGCTCCACCCGGCCTGCTCTGGGTTCCCAACCTGCCCGCCAGGCCTGGCCCACGCGGGCCTCGGTCGGTCACGCGTGCCCcgggggagccccctccccctcccccctgccccgcgcccgcccTCTCCCGCTTGGCACGAGGAAGCAGGGCCCTACCTGGTTCCCCGGCTTCGCGGCGGCCCAGGGTGGAGCCGCCGTCGCCCACGCCCAGGCTGTCCGAGTCCGACGCCTGCTTCTCCTGGGACAGCctctagggagggagggagggagggagcccccaTCAGTCCCCTCTTCCCCCACGTCCCCAGCACACGCgtcgaacacacacacacggcccccCGCGGCGGCGGTGCGCCTGGCACGCCCTGCCCGGGCGCCGGGAAGGCGGCGGCCGAGCCAGGGCCGGCTGGATCTACCGGCACGGAGGGGGACGCTCGGTAGCCCGCGCCCGGCCGCGCCCCAGCAGTCTGCAGTCGCCTCGGCGGGGGACCGGAGCCCCGGAGGGCGCGTGCCAGCGGGATACGCGTGGGAGCAGGATACGCGTGGGAGGCCTGGCTgctgggggcgggcgggagggggtgGCCTGGCTGCGGAAGCACCACGAGAGCGTGTCACCCTGACACGAGGAGACGGGGGACGCACCCACGCGGCGGGGAGGGGACCGGCCTGCGGCTCGCCCCCGCGTGCCGACGCAGAGGCTGAGGTCACCAGCCTGGGCAGCGACGTCGGGGAGACTTCCACCTCccatgaaccagcacaaagcagagCTGGAAGCGCGGCTCGAGCGGACGAGGGCCAGGGGAGTGAGCAAGAACCCCGAACGCGCGTAGGGCTCGAGCGAAAACTCCAGTCCTGCCGCAGCAAAGAACCTAGTCAAGCCAGGCCCCGACGGTCCCTCGGAGCCAGGAGGGATCtgagcggggaggaggagggggcacacgggcacacagctgggcaccggtggctcacgcccgcgGACCCTCGCGACGCAGGAGGCTGCGCGCCCGGGAATgagcttgaagccagctcgggcGAGAACGCCCACGAGGCGCTGACCTCCAGGGAGTCACCAGAACACAGGAAGGGGTGCTGTGTCTCAGAGCGGTAGAGCGCTAAGCCTGGAgcggtcagggacagcgcccaggccctggggggtcaagctccaagaccagcacacacacacacacacacacacacacacacacacacacccccgcagGTCCAGCCATTAGAAGCCAAGCTCTCCTCCCCCACTGTCCTTTCCGGTGACGGTGCAGCAGGTGACTGCGTGGTTTGGGGTGGCCTCGCCCGGCTCGGCCACCCAGAGCCGTCGTGTAAGGAACGGGGGCCTGGGGTCGTGGCCGTGCACACCTGCTCAGCTCAAAAGCACAGCTCACACTCAGCCCCTCCAAGACGCCTGGAACGGCgcggccgcgcccccccccccccacgtggtgAGCGCTGGCCCCGCGGGTGTGCCCCACCTTCCCTCGTGGTGAGCGCTGGCCCCGCGGGTGTGCCCCCCCACGTGGTGAGCGCTGGCCCTGCGGGTGtgccccaccttccctcctgacggcggctgcgggtcagggtCCGCGTCCTCTGCTGCCCGCGTGCGGACGCGGCTTCACTTCCTTCCCTGGCCTCTCcctgagccgccccccccccccgagcccccccccccccggctagcACTGCACACAGGCTGCCTGGTCCTCGTGCTTCCGTTCACTGAGCCCCTCGGGGCCGCGTAGAACAGCGTCGCGGGGGCCGAGGCGCTGGGGGCCGCGTCCAGGTGagcgggaggctggggggggggcagacgcaCCTTGTCCACCTGCGGCTTGCACGGGAGGACGGGGGACCTGGGGGCGTCCGCTGCCTCGGCTCCCCGGGCGCTCCTGCTGACTTCTCCGATGGCCTGTGGGGAGGACGCGAGCTGGGGACGGCGAGCAGACCCGGCGGGCGTGTGCGCCCCCTGTGAccgggggccggggcctgggtcACCGACAGCCACGCCCCCTGTGACCAGGGGCCGGGGCCTGGGTCACCGACAGCCACGCCCCCTGTGACCAGGGCCTGGGTCACCGACAGCCACGCCCCCTGTAACCAGGGCCTGGGTCACCGACAGCCACGCCCCCTGTGACCAGGGCCTGGGTCACCGGCAGCCACGCCCCCTGTGACCAGGGCCTGGGTCACCGGCAGCCACGCCCCCTGTGACCAGGTGGCCGGGGCCTGGGTCACCGACAGCCTTGGTGGGGCAGGTCAGGGTCCCGAGAGGCTTCTCGGTGTCTGCCTGTGGGTGGGATGGGTCGAGGGAGgcgaagccaggggctggggctgctgggtggacGTCTTGGAGAAGCCGCCCTCTGCTCAGGGGGGCCGGAGGACAGGAAGTGGTGAAGGACCCCGAAGCCTCGCAGGACGAGGCTCCAACGCGGGGACGGACGGGCGTGACGAGGCAGGGAGAGGCAAGGCCGCCCGCTGGAGGCCGAGACCTAACGCAGGAGCGAGGCCACCCCGCGCCCAGCCTGCGAGAGTGCGCGTTCCAGCCTGCTGAGCCAAGCTGCGTCGGCCCCCAGGGACGGGTGAGGACCCAGGGCCTTCCACCGCATGGCTgcgtgcagggagggagggagggagggagggagggaggagggagagatggagggagggagggagggcagggaggggtgaggggcTGCCTCCTTTCTCTGGCAGGAAGATGAGAGGAGGAAGCAGTGAGGGGTGTTGTGGCGGTGGGTGGAGCCCCCCGACGAGCCCGAGgccctgcgctcagtcctgggcaCGGCTGCAGAAGGCAGAGGCTTCCGAGTGGAGCCGAGGCAGCGGGGCGGGGATGGGCCTGGGGGGGATGGGCCTGGGGGGGATGAGCCTGGGGGGATGGCCTGGGGGGATGATGAGCCTGGGGGGGATGGGCCTGGTGGGGATGGGCCTGGGGGGGATGGGCCTGGGGGGATGGGCCTGGGGGGGATGGCCTGGGGGGATGGGCCTGGGGGGATGGCCTGGGGGGGATGAGCCTGGGGGGATGGCCTGGGGGGATGGCCTGGGGGGATGGGTCTGGGGGGGATGGGCGGGGGGGATGGGTCTGGGGGGGATGGCCTGGGGGGATGGGCCTGGGGGGGATGGGCCTGGGGGGATGGGCCTGGGGGGGGATGGACCTGGGGGGATGGGCCTGGGGGGGATGGGCCTGGGGGGGATGGGCCTGGGGGGATGGGCCTGGCGGGGATGGGCCTGGGGGGATGGGCCTGGGGGGAATGGGCCTGGGGGGATGGGCCTGGGGGGGATGGGCCTGGGGGGATGGGCCTGGGGGGATGGGCCTGGGGGGATGGGCCTGGGGGGGATGTCCTGGGGGGGGCGCCGTCTTCTCCTAGGAGCCGCTGGCTAGGGCTCCCCGGCCACACTGCCGGTTTGAGGCTGCGGTGGTTTCCGGAAGCCCGCGCGCGCACCCACCTTCAGCCACTCCTCGGCCTGCTCGCGGCTCTGCAGCGCCAGCACCAGCACCTCGGCGGCGCCCTGGGAGAAGCGCAGCTCGTGCCGCTTGCGCCGGCCGTCCTTGGGTGCGTAGACCACCGCGCACGCGCCCAGCGCCAGCCGCAGTGCCGGCTGCCGGTCCTTGGAGCTCTTGTAGcactggtggggagggagggcgtcTGGGCGTTCCGGAAGatcaggccccccccccagcctaacGGGGGACCGCGGGGTGGGGGCCTCGGGGGACCTTCCGGTCCCGCTGCCTgctggtgaggaggaggaagatcccGATTCGGTGGCAGGGGAGTGGTCCGGGCCCCCAGAACCGGAGGACCCCACAAGGGCCTGGGAGGAAACGGGAGGATTCTTGCCCCAGCTCAAGCCTGTACCCCTAgttaggaggttaagatctgaggacccgGGCTGCCACCCAGCCGGAGATCCCTGTCTCCATttgaccaccagaaagccggacgCAGAGTGTGTGGCTCCAGGGATCGAGTGCGAGTACCAACCCCGAGTGGAAAACCTAGGGGGTGGCGTGGGGGCCGGGAGTGTGGCGCGGTGGTGGAGCGCTCGCCTGGCAcgcgcgaagccctgggttcgagtcctcagcaccacacacacagagaaagccggaggtggcgctgtggttcatgtggcagagcgccggccttgagcacagagaggctcagggacggcgcccaggccctgagttcaagccccaggactggccaaaaagggagaaacaaaccaacaaccccAATAAGCTAAgtggcagcgcccaggccctgagttcaagccccagtactagcatacacacgcacgcacgcacacacacagacaccccccccccccacggctgggtacagtggctcacccctggagTCCCGGCCACTTGTCATTTGGGAGGTCAAGAGGGGGAGGATCTCGGTTCCGCATTGGGGTGGGGAGGctggagacctcatctcaacagaaaaaagccGGGCGTGGGGGCACGAGCCTGTGATTCATCCCCGTTAAAACGGGAGAAATAAACAGGGGATCGGTGTCTGAGACGGTCTGGGTAAAAAGTGAGCACCGGTGTCAAAAGTAACCGCAAGTCGGCGTCAGCGGCCCCTGCTATGATTCTCGATTATTAGTaggctaagacctgagaatcacagttccaggccagcccaagcagacagatCTATGAGGCTCTCTCCCCCTATTAGCCAGGAAAAAGCCAGCGGTGggggccatggctcaaggggtagagcaccgcGCTCTAGGGGGGGCGTCTCTCGGTCGAGGgccgcgtgtgcacgtgtgtgcgcgtgcgtgtgcgctgTGGGCTTGAACGCGGGGCCCGGAGCTGGCTCTCCCGCCTTGCCGGCTTCGGCACGCGCGCGTTTCGGGCGTGGTCCGGGGCCGACCCCCGGGGCGGCCGAGCCCgagcgtggcgtggcgtggcgtggcgtggcggggACACGCGCGCGTGCCGGGCGCACTCACCAGGAGCTGGTCGTCCCTGATGAGCGTCAGCTGCTTGGCCCAGGGCCCGAAGCGCCTCTTGCGCAGCAGGAAGGCGCAGAGCCGGCAGCCGCGCACCAGACGCAGCGAGGCCTCCTCCGAGGGCCACTGCAGCCGCGGCCGccgccccttcccctcctcctcctcctcctcctcctcgtcgtaCGACTCGTAGGAGCTGCTCACGGCGTCCGAGTCGTTGTctgcggcggcggggcggggcggggaggggccgtcACCGggtcgccccccctcccccccccccggctctggaGCCCACACCGCGGAGGGGGACGCGGCACCGAGACGGGCGCCGGGCTCCGCCCTCCGGTCGGCCGCCGGGTCTCGGGGCCCAGGCCACCCTTGGGGCTGCTGACTCGGGGCTCCCCCCGTGAGGctttgtggggcgggggggggagggcagaaccCGTGGGAACCACGACCCCCTCCTGCGAACCAcgaccccctcccgccccctctccccccccccactcacaggagctcttcagctctccgTTCATCCGGGTGGTGGGGTAGCTGCCGTCGGCGTCTTCGTAGTAGCCGTCCATGAGCGAGAGGGCGGGGCCGCAGCCGTCTGGGGGCAGACAAGGCCCGGCTGGGGTGCGGGCCAGGCGGGGAGGGTTAGAGGGGCCGGGGACCACGCTCTTCCTCAGGGCTGCCcggccggcgggggtgggggtgggggg is from Perognathus longimembris pacificus isolate PPM17 chromosome 22, ASM2315922v1, whole genome shotgun sequence and encodes:
- the Afap1l1 gene encoding actin filament-associated protein 1-like 1; this translates as MDRGRVLEQLLPELTGLLSLLDQELLSDSALQKKMAVASILQSLQPLPAKEASGLYANLHSGPSFVESLFEEFDCALGDLQDLAEDDREPSPRASPEPEPAGSPALRSAEDLPPPLPNKPPPEDYYEEALPLGPGKSPEYISSHDGCGPALSLMDGYYEDADGSYPTTRMNGELKSSYNDSDAVSSSYESYDEEEEEEEEGKGRRPRLQWPSEEASLRLVRGCRLCAFLLRKRRFGPWAKQLTLIRDDQLLCYKSSKDRQPALRLALGACAVVYAPKDGRRKRHELRFSQGAAEVLVLALQSREQAEEWLKAIGEVSRSARGAEAADAPRSPVLPCKPQVDKRLSQEKQASDSDSLGVGDGGSTLGRREAGEPGKGKKSGLAELKGSVSRAAGRKINRIISFSKKKAQAEDPQTSSPASSTEDEVPCCGYLNVLAAQGWRQRWCRVGRGTLFFHRDRADLRTHVNAVALRGCRLAPGFGPRHPFAFRLLRHGQAVAVLEASSSEDMGRWLGLLLAEMGSRVTPEALHYDYVDVDTLTSIVSAGRNSFLYARSCQDQWAEPRVYDDVPYEKDEEEPPRPPGAPVKRHASSCTEKPHRADPQVTVKRHASSANQSKYGKTRAEEDARRYLVEKEKLEQEKETIRTELLALRQERRELREALRSGPGARLKALEEAVAGLEAQCRAREERRIDLELKLVAVKERLQQSLAGGPALGLAVGGRGRRKETASPPENGVPDQSLPVNCVSELRKRSPSIVATNQGRVLQKAKEWEMKKT